The Trichoderma atroviride chromosome 5, complete sequence genome contains a region encoding:
- a CDS encoding uncharacterized protein (EggNog:ENOG41), whose translation MHGYLLCPCGKYHQVVGRKCWHHPGMEPELEEPVGIQQDAGSTYRSRSQEPLLSPELSDDEEADAAEGGQLEIAPISASESSSISSNSPTSVISEAPNVSLTNSPATSPASSSTTTEAQVSRQRSTMKRSAEKPISQRQTRKKNKRKLGRETADKGDKRQPRNRRSKTTSTIEEPVQSRRSSRRAASSQLWFLGDNGKACLVASSSR comes from the coding sequence ATGCACGGCTACTTACTTTGCCCATGCGGAAAGTATCACCAAGTCGTTGGCCGAAAATGCTGGCACCATCCGGGGATGGAGCCAGAACTAGAAGAACCAGTTGGAATACAGCAAGATGCTGGCTCGACTTACCGAAGTCGAAGCCAAGAGCCGCTACTAAGCCCAGAGCTTtccgatgatgaagaggcagatgcagCTGAAGGTGGTCAACTCGAAATCGCGCCCATCAGTGCTTCCGAATCATCATCGATCTCGTCAAATTCGCCAACTTCTGTCATTTCGGAAGCACCAAATGTTTCCCTTACCAATTCACCCGCCACTTCGCCTGCCTCGTCATCTACAACCACCGAAGCTCAAGTTTCGCGTCAACGTAGCACCATGAAGCGCAGTGCGGAGAAGCCAATCTCACAGCGCCAAACAcgcaaaaagaacaagaggaaGCTGGGGCGGGAGACTGCAGATAAAGGCGACAAGCGCCAGCCTCGTAATCGGAGATCGAAGACTACATCGACAATTGAAGAGCCCGTTCAGTCACGACGGTCATCCAGGAGAGCTGCGAGTTCTCAATTGTGGTTCTTGGGCGACAACGGCAAAGCTTGCTTGGTtgcatcatcttcaaggTGA
- a CDS encoding uncharacterized protein (EggNog:ENOG41): MTYFLPEASQQTEKDRLNYQHNMMLHILGGRLGQAPVHPQAQVLDVATGTGIWAIQYAEQHPDSTVLGVDLSITKPQGLLPGNCQFQQLDAENGEWPPTQFDYIHFAHVIACFDDTKAVMKKAFDHMKPGGWIELHDPELRNIADGDSAKGTAVEEWVQMVVKGGRIVGRDMLKSAHYETWLNETGFVNVQDAKFPLPFNEWPENPKLKEVGAIYKHNLLGLVESLTKFLTLAGLSHTDAKDLKERAKRDIHNPQIRFAFAV, translated from the exons ATGACTTACTTCTTGCCCGAGGCTTCTCAACAA ACAGAGAAAGATCGACTTA ACTACCAACACAACATGATGTTACACATTCTTGGCGGCAGGCTAGGACAAGCACCAGTTCACCCACAAGCTCAAGTTTTAGATGTAGCCACCGGGACAGGAATATGGGCCATACAGTATG CTGAGCAGCATCCCGACTCAACGGTGCTCGGTGTTGATCTTAGTATCACGAAACCGCAGGGCTTACTACCCGGCAACTGCCAGTTTCAGCAGCTCGATGCCGAGAATGGCGAGTGGCCGCCGACTCAATTTGACTACATCCACTTCGCACATGTGATTGCTTGCTTTGACGACACCAAAGCCGTAATGAAGAAAGCATTTGACCACATGAAACCCGGTGGCTGGATTGAGCTTCACGATCCTGAACTGCGAAATATTGCTGACGGCGACTCCGCCAAGGGTACTGCTGTTGAAGAATGGGTTCAAATGGTTGTCAAAGGCGGCAGAATCGTTGGGCGAGATATGCTCAAGTCGGCTCACTATGAGACGTGGCTCAACGAAACGGGCTTCGTTAATGTCCAGGACGCCAAATTCCCGCTGCCATTTAACGAATGGCCAGAGAACCCCAAACTCAAGGAGGTTGGCGCCATATACAAACATAATCTCTTGGGATTGGTTGAGAGTCTCACCAAATTCCTGACCCTAGCAGGGTTGTCCCACACAGATGCCAAGGATCTGAAGGAGCGTGCAAAGAGGGATATTCACAATCCGCAGATTCGCTTTGCCTTTGCAGTGTAA
- a CDS encoding uncharacterized protein (EggNog:ENOG41) gives MAAASSSPPREIPFATFTAANDAAVLLLELIQTKASPPTLISSGNTIGYHIPLPLLSDTSTSHDNGSGSASDSQANSQSYKLVRWKIGAGASPTLAEKGLGYTNPDILLCAPGDTPASHRIRNYIKDFHAYITFHPTSGVLRLMTVCDRPVIYEQGDMHDNDLTLRLDEWGKAMTCVLRRERNYLRFGPYRFLFNFVTQTRQNFDRFTTHMNEVIKSDFHGLNPSRLFNFIPMPSPYHETSWNIWLHHKIPTTNVITGVDIHTGQPVAVKKLLNKEASKTRQYVVERLKMALQSRDAQDSGILGIIDIWCSHQTSPPCLFDASNTEMLDECQYTFYSMPLAGYSFLNFPWTKLEADTRLAYFHQTLLGLSALHEQGLVHGNIRPSSLLVLANTTHKLYTTTTALSTKMAVLSLSMSQTERKLHDTTRICIAPEAWEKINSRSTTDLDKAKLDIWALATSWLYTFMRPPDNFKIVAKRDYLQMQGQVQYRIKRLSSLGPFAPLLNQMLAWEPEQRPSAAEALASTAWQPVWDEKRRKEDKMKQKRKAKAQSDGTKRVRVLSPGTEDYQTIESDSKQD, from the coding sequence ATGGCGGCTGCTTCAAGCTCTCCACCACGTGAAATTCCATTTGCTACCTTCACCGCTGCAAACGACGCAGCCGTTCTCCTGCTCGAGCTCATTCAGACTAAAGCGTCACCGCCAACTCTCATCAGCAGTGGAAATACTATTGGCTATCACATACCGCTACCCCTATTGTCCGATACCTCTACTTCACATGACAATGGCTCCGGTTCAGCCTCTGATTCCCAAGCCAACTCACAATCATATAAACTGGTGCGATGGAAAATTGGCGCTGGTGCATCTCCAACCTTGGCTGAGAAAGGCCTGGGTTACACCAACCCAGACATTCTTCTCTGCGCTCCAGGCGACACGCCGGCTTCTCACAGAATTCGCAACTACATCAAAGATTTCCACGCCTACATCACCTTCCATCCGACTTCAGGCGTACTCAGGCTTATGACAGTCTGCGATCGGCCGGTCATCTACGAGCAAGGCGATATGCACGATAATGACCTGACCCTCCGCTTAGACGAATGGGGTAAAGCAATGACATGCGTCCTTCGGAGAGAACGAAACTATCTTCGTTTTGGTCCCTatcgttttctttttaatttcgTTACACAGACTCGACAGAATTTCGATAGATTTACTACTCATATGAACGAGGTTATCAAGAGCGACTTCCACGGACTTAATCCCTCACGTCTGTTCAACTTTATCCCAATGCCAAGTCCATATCACGAGACTTCATGGAATATCTGGCTTCACCACAAGATCCCTACCACCAACGTCATCACCGGTGTCGACATTCATACAGGACAGCCGGTTgccgtcaagaagctgtTGAACAAAGAGGCGTCCAAGACACGCCAGTATGTTGTCGAACGGTTGAAGATGGCCCTTCAGAGCAGAGACGCACAGGACAGTGGGATCCTTGGAATTATCGATATCTGGTGTTCTCATCAGACCTCTCCTCCGTGCCTATTTGATGCGTCCAACACCGAGATGCTCGATGAATGCCAATACACCTTCTATTCAATGCCGCTAGCCGGATACAGTTTTCTGAATTTTCCTTGGACCAAGTTGGAAGCAGATACGCGCCTTGCATACTTTCATCAGACATTATTGGGTCTCTCTGCGCTGCATGAACAAGGCCTTGTCCATGGGAATATTCGGCCTAGTTCACTGCTTGTATTGGCCAACACAACACACAAATTGTATACGACTACGACGGCTCTTTCAACCAAAATGGCTGTCCTGTCGCTCTCTATGAGTCAAACGGAGAGAAAGCTGCATGATACAACTCGTATATGCATCGCGCCTGAGGCCTGGGAGAAGATAAATAGTAGATCAACAACAGACCTAGATAAGGCCAAACTCGACATCTGGGCACTGGCTACTTCGTGGCTTTATACCTTTATGCGACCACCAGATAATTTTAAGATTGTAGCAAAGCGCGACTATCTACAGATGCAAGGACAAGTGCAGTATCGGATTAAACGACTTTCATCCTTGGGGCCTTTTGCTCCTCTTTTGAACCAAATGCTTGCCTGGGAACCAGAGCAGCGGCCAAGTGCAGCCGAAGCTCTTGCAAGCACCGCCTGGCAGCCTGTATGGGATGAGAAGCGAAGGAAGGAAGATAAGATGAAGCAAAAGCGGAAGGCCAAGGCGCAATCCGACGGAACCAAAAGGGTCAGAGTGCTTTCACCTGGTACAGAAGATTATCAGACCATTGAGTCAGACTCGAAACAGGATTGA